In Cucurbita pepo subsp. pepo cultivar mu-cu-16 chromosome LG10, ASM280686v2, whole genome shotgun sequence, the DNA window TCGGAGACTGACGGGCGAGTTCAACCGATAAACCCTCATAGGATAAATTTAGCGTGCCGACAAGGGAAGAGTGTGCAAGTCGTTGTTGTGGGCTGATTAATTCAGTGCCCTAAAACCATCCTCTTTCCACTTGCTGATAATCTCAGGCTCCGGCGAAACAGAAGGACGTCGATGGGCATTATCAGAAGTGGCTTCTCCCTTATAGCGGGAACTGTGTTAGGGATTTACATCGCTCAAAATTACAACGTTCCCAACATTAGGAAGCTCGCCAATACTGGGCTTGTGATGGCCAAACACATCGAAGAGAATTACAGGAAGCCAAAGAAGAGGGAGGATGATGATTGATTACAAGGCTCATGATCCAGGTTCCCTTTTTGACGTACTATTGAAGAAGTGCTTGTTAATTCTGGATTTGTAGGCATTGAGTACTATATGTTGAAATTTTGTGATTTTCAATTTAGGGAACTGAAAAGTTCTTAGCAATTAAAGAAGTTTTGATCACATAATTGGAGTTGGAATTTATTCCTTCGTGAACGCGCCATTGTTGTTTTCGGATGCTTATTGTGGGTAATTAAATTGGGGAAAAATAATGcaacattttctaaaaccctAGGTATGCGTTTTGTTCTTTGCAAGTATTTATCGATTGTCTGAATTTGAAGGCTAGCTATTTTATCAACAGTTTGATACGTTTTGCCCGGAGTACTCTTTAATGTTATTGCAAAAGGCCTTTCTTGGGGGAAATGGGATTGGAAACGATATCTGtgcatcttttttttcttagtttcaatttaatatCCCTGGAACTCTGACGTCTCTTAATGTTGAATTCTCATTTGTGCTCATTGGTTCAATTGGTCTTTTGTTAAAAGTTGAGTGGCTTGTCCTATCAAAATCATGGTGTCGTAGTTCAGCTAGTGAAATTTGATGGTGCTAGCGTAAATCCTCTGCAAAGGAATCAAGTACTCCATCCACCTGACAAAAGTTTTGGATAATATTGATTGTATGTTGGACTTATCGTGCCTGTATATAAGAGTATGTCCATCTTATTGAGCTTGGATTTTATCTTATGGGTCATTTTGTGGTGGAAAAAGGGTGCTGTACTGCTGAAAATTCTAATCGGAGGCTACAAAAGTGAGCTCAgccaaaaaaaatcttaacaCTCCTGTATTTGTCCTgaaaaagtattaattttttttttttttttcaatccatAGATTCCAATAAAAAGCACTTAGAGCATTCAACAATAGGGCTGAAACTTTAGCACCTGAACCAGCCACCACCGGCCCCAAACTCAACGAGAACATGTCCATATTATCTATAGATANATATTGGAATCCTTAAAAAAGCCCAAcaatttccttcaattttgtttattatttattatattttcttttatagaaAGGGCCGGACAACTTTGGTCCGTGCAGAGCAAGGAAGGGNGGCTGAAACTTTAGCACCTGAACCAGCCACCACCGGCCCCAAACTCAACGAGAACATGTCCATATTATCTATAGATAGGCACAAACCAAttcaagatgaagaaattaagaggAATATAGAGAGAACTTAGAGTCTGGTTTATTTGTTCTGTCTAGACTAGCATTTATGCCAGGCGTGTTGTTCCATACTTTCTTTCAATACAGCAGCTATTTACCTCCATGATGCAAGATGCAAACAAGCCGTCTTGAAAATCCAAGTGAGTACTGATCTTGAAAACTAAAATGGCTAGAAGGGTAAACCAGAATCTATCAGAAAGAGAACCAAAGAGAGTAGAGGGGTCAGAGCATTTGTTGTCCCCTTGGGGTGCACTTTTTCCTTCATGGATTTTTCTTTGTGTTATTAGGTGGAGACAGGATTTTGGTGGAGTCCTTCCAtacactcttttcttttccagtTGAGCATCTGTTAAGtctatatatgtttttttaaatatatatgacTATTAAGTAGATTCAGTCCAAATATTGTATTGCTGTCATCACAACGAAAAATTTGGCCACGACACCTTGATATGTGTGCTTTGGGATACATTGCTTGAAAAAGGGTTGCCTAGGTTGCTATCAACCACTTCATGAACTGATATTAGTTCGAAAACTAAGCACTCAGTTCTTGAAGATCACGTTATATGGTCTCTTACTCTGCTTTATACTTGTGTTTCATCATGATTCATATGTAAACTTCATCCCAGCTTGAATTTATGCAGTCGGAATCTATGGAGCCAAGTGAAGGTTCTTGAcactagaaatttggaataacTTGAACCATGGTTAGATCTTCTACCCTTTGTCATTCTCTATGATTTGACGGTTAGTTTCACTGtcttcattattaaaaaataaatattgttccAAGGGGAAGCAGAAATATTTGAGGAAGACAGTTTTTCCTTTATTGAAATGTTTGATGTGATCATAGTCAATTAGGTCTAACTTTTTGTTGAATGTGACTTCGACTTCCCCGGTTAAATGAtattgtaacaacctaagctcaccgttagtagatattgtctgttttaaccggttacatatcgccatcagcctcactgttttaaaacgcgtctattagggagaggtttcacatccttataaagaaatgtttcgttctcttcttcaaccgatgtgagatctcaccattttaataatattaaatgtgtTTAGTTTAGTTAGCCTATTATAAGAATTTTACATCACATGTATCATGATTCTGGAAGCTGTTCATATATTGATTGGAGTTTAGAAACTGGGTAAAAGGATTGGAGACCCTCCCAAATGTAGAAGAGCCAACAAAAGCTCGCTGAAAAAGAAGTTATGCCAAAATtagcttttcttttaaaaagacGAAACATTTGGCaatcacaaaatttgaaacagTACGAGAATGATCCAATGGCATTGTTGTCCTGTTCCATTCCTCATTGGCTCTCTCTCACCCATAAAAGCATATTCACTCTACACTTTAATCATGACTGTCACTATCGTCCATCGCCAACGCCTCTCTTTCTCATGACTCCCACCATTGCCGATGCTCAACCCTCTCCGTCTGCGCCACAATCATTTTCCCTTTAGACATTAATTTGTGATTTGTGAACTAAAAACATTATANATCATAGTCAATTAGGTCTAACTTTTTGTTGAATGTGACTTCGACTTCCCCGGTTAAATGAtattgtaacaacctaagctcaccgttagtagatattgtctgttttaaccggttacatatcgccatcagcctcactgttttaaaacgcgtctattagggagaggtttcacatccttataaagaaatgtttcgttctcttcttcaaccgatgtgagatctcaccattttaataatattaaatgtgtTTAGTTTAGTTAGCCTATTATAAGAATTTTACATCACATGTATCATGATTCTGGAAGCTGTTCATATATTGATTGGAGTTTAGAAACTGGGTAAAAGGATTGGAGACCCTCCCAAATGTAGAAGAGCCAACAAAAGCTCGCTGAAAAAGAAGTTATGCCAAAATtagc includes these proteins:
- the LOC111803077 gene encoding uncharacterized protein LOC111803077 encodes the protein MGIIRSGFSLIAGTVLGIYIAQNYNVPNIRKLANTGLVMAKHIEENYRKPKKREDDD